The Microbacterium luteum genome includes a region encoding these proteins:
- a CDS encoding DUF5107 domain-containing protein: MTRNDDAPSRILLPDAPADQAAILADGGVACWSEPVWIDTYEPGDPDPYPLFLDRRVYQGSSGRVYPLPMIDAVSAEKKPRRWNAIHLENAYVRLMLLPEIGGRIHIGFDKVAGYDFFYRNNVIKPALVGLAGPWISGGVEFNWPQHHRPATFLPVDARIEREDDGAVVVWHSDLDPLQRMRGTHGIRVRPGSSLIEADVHLHNRTDGTQTFLWWANVAAASHERYQSFFPDDVAYVADHARRAISAFPRADRPYYGVDYPALAAQRADADRIDVYSNIPVPTSYMITDTDDAFFGGYDHAADAGFVHWADPAISPGKKQWTWGDGEIGRAWDAQLTDTDGPYVELMAGVFTDNQPDFAWLLPGETKRFRQYWYPIHRTGPVRQATTDAAISVDAKPGGTRIGVAVTRAYDGLTVSAAIGEDEVWQWSGTLSPATPLVQVVDARSACSADVDRVTLRHGDVVLVEWRARDSTHGEPWVATEPSAPTEIASTDELLVTATHLQQYRHPTRDALPYLREALRRDPGDTRAATALGAWHLRRGEYALALEALQTAVSRATARNLSPRDGEPLYLLGLVHERLGDDAAADRAFARAGWNAAWSVPSALARARIALRAGRSVDARYLAETAGAVPEARRLVALADPDAMGALALARHLHRDDPLDAASAALVRALAAPAPGTADEAPEADSLTPLDERTALDVGAEFERAARLDVALAATEAPASSTPAAGRAGPLRHYLRALWLDRAGEPAAASAERRAGAAADASLAFPAGLEQYDALRAAVRADSTDATAAGLLGMWLLDAGRHTDAVTALQTAADAGSTDPVMWRNLALARVAATGDDEGADAALRHALHLRADARLVLERDLLAERRGLDAGARLALLNEHAPLIGTRDDLALRHVSLLLDLDRIWEAWRVLTSREFRPFEGGEGRVIAAFDRAICAQARALLADGTPDALVEAAQLLTLSVPAHLGEGRHPAEPALERIVLLGDVRAAQGAADAARATWASAVAPTPLAVAERPADALTFWRGIAHLRLGDADAAEAAWRVLGERAQALHEAPDAVDYFATSLPELTVFDTGTAAARRRTADELDELATRGRALTRAAALETNRQEASA; the protein is encoded by the coding sequence GTGACACGGAACGACGACGCCCCGAGCCGCATCCTGCTGCCCGACGCCCCCGCCGACCAGGCCGCGATCCTCGCCGACGGCGGCGTCGCCTGCTGGAGTGAGCCGGTGTGGATTGACACGTACGAACCGGGCGACCCCGACCCCTACCCACTGTTCCTGGATCGCAGGGTCTATCAGGGCTCGAGCGGGCGGGTGTACCCGCTGCCGATGATCGACGCGGTCTCGGCGGAGAAGAAGCCGCGGCGGTGGAACGCGATCCACCTCGAGAACGCCTACGTGCGGCTGATGCTGCTCCCCGAGATCGGCGGGCGCATCCACATCGGGTTCGACAAGGTCGCCGGCTACGACTTCTTCTACCGCAACAACGTCATCAAACCGGCCTTGGTGGGCCTCGCCGGCCCGTGGATCTCGGGCGGCGTGGAGTTTAACTGGCCGCAGCACCATCGCCCGGCGACGTTCCTGCCGGTGGATGCACGCATCGAGCGCGAAGACGACGGCGCGGTCGTGGTCTGGCACAGCGATCTCGATCCCCTGCAGCGGATGCGCGGAACGCACGGCATCCGCGTGCGGCCGGGCTCGTCCCTCATCGAAGCCGACGTGCACCTGCACAACCGCACCGATGGGACGCAGACCTTCCTGTGGTGGGCGAACGTCGCCGCGGCCTCCCACGAGCGGTACCAGTCATTCTTCCCCGACGACGTGGCCTACGTCGCAGATCACGCGCGACGCGCGATATCGGCGTTCCCGCGAGCGGATCGGCCGTACTACGGCGTGGACTACCCGGCGCTGGCCGCGCAGCGCGCCGACGCCGACCGCATCGATGTGTACAGCAACATTCCCGTGCCCACGTCGTACATGATCACCGACACCGACGACGCGTTCTTCGGCGGATACGATCACGCCGCCGACGCCGGCTTCGTGCACTGGGCCGATCCGGCGATCTCGCCCGGCAAGAAGCAGTGGACCTGGGGGGACGGCGAGATCGGCCGCGCATGGGATGCGCAGCTGACCGACACCGACGGTCCTTACGTCGAGCTCATGGCCGGTGTCTTCACCGACAATCAGCCCGACTTCGCCTGGCTGCTGCCCGGTGAGACCAAGCGCTTCCGTCAGTACTGGTACCCGATCCATCGAACGGGCCCCGTGCGACAGGCGACGACGGATGCGGCGATCTCCGTGGATGCGAAGCCCGGCGGCACGCGGATCGGCGTCGCAGTCACCCGCGCCTACGACGGGCTCACGGTGTCGGCCGCCATCGGCGAAGACGAGGTGTGGCAGTGGAGCGGCACGCTCTCCCCCGCCACGCCCCTCGTGCAGGTGGTCGATGCACGATCGGCGTGCTCCGCCGACGTCGATCGTGTGACGCTGCGCCACGGCGACGTCGTGCTGGTCGAGTGGCGGGCGCGTGACTCGACCCACGGGGAGCCGTGGGTGGCGACCGAGCCCTCGGCGCCTACCGAGATCGCCTCGACCGATGAGCTTCTGGTCACCGCGACGCACCTGCAGCAGTATCGGCACCCGACGCGCGATGCCCTCCCCTACCTGCGCGAGGCGCTCCGGCGTGACCCGGGTGACACCCGCGCCGCCACCGCTCTCGGCGCATGGCACCTCCGCCGCGGCGAGTACGCGCTTGCGCTCGAGGCACTCCAGACCGCCGTCAGCCGGGCGACCGCGCGTAACCTCAGCCCGCGCGACGGCGAGCCGCTGTACCTGCTCGGCCTCGTGCACGAGCGCCTCGGCGATGACGCTGCCGCCGACCGCGCGTTCGCCCGCGCCGGGTGGAACGCGGCGTGGTCCGTTCCCTCTGCTCTCGCGCGGGCCCGCATCGCGCTGCGCGCCGGGCGCTCCGTCGACGCGCGCTACCTTGCCGAGACGGCCGGCGCTGTGCCCGAGGCGCGGCGCCTCGTCGCCCTGGCGGATCCGGACGCCATGGGCGCGCTCGCGCTCGCGAGGCACCTGCACCGGGACGACCCGCTCGATGCCGCATCCGCTGCGCTGGTGCGCGCACTCGCCGCGCCGGCGCCCGGCACCGCCGACGAGGCGCCGGAGGCCGACTCCCTCACCCCGCTCGATGAGCGCACCGCGCTCGACGTCGGGGCGGAGTTCGAACGCGCGGCGCGCCTGGATGTCGCGCTGGCGGCAACCGAGGCGCCCGCGTCGAGCACACCGGCGGCCGGACGGGCGGGCCCGCTGCGTCATTACCTGCGCGCGCTTTGGCTCGACCGTGCCGGAGAGCCTGCAGCCGCGAGCGCCGAGCGGCGCGCGGGAGCGGCCGCCGACGCATCGCTGGCGTTCCCCGCCGGACTAGAGCAGTACGACGCGCTCCGCGCAGCCGTACGCGCTGACAGCACGGACGCGACCGCCGCGGGACTGCTCGGCATGTGGCTCCTCGACGCCGGGCGACACACCGACGCGGTCACAGCACTGCAGACCGCCGCAGATGCGGGTTCGACCGACCCTGTCATGTGGCGGAACCTTGCGCTGGCGCGGGTCGCCGCGACCGGCGACGACGAAGGCGCCGACGCGGCGCTGCGTCACGCCCTGCATCTGCGCGCCGATGCCCGCCTCGTGCTCGAACGCGACCTGCTGGCGGAGCGACGCGGCCTCGATGCGGGTGCCCGCCTCGCCCTGCTCAACGAGCACGCCCCTCTCATCGGCACTCGGGATGACCTCGCGCTGCGGCACGTGTCCCTGCTGCTCGACCTCGACCGCATCTGGGAGGCGTGGCGGGTGCTCACCTCGCGCGAGTTCCGCCCGTTCGAAGGCGGCGAGGGTCGCGTGATCGCAGCCTTCGACCGGGCGATCTGCGCCCAGGCGCGTGCGCTCCTCGCCGACGGCACCCCCGACGCGCTCGTCGAGGCTGCACAGCTGCTCACGCTCTCCGTGCCGGCGCATCTCGGCGAGGGTCGCCACCCCGCGGAACCGGCGCTCGAGCGCATCGTGCTTCTCGGCGATGTGCGTGCGGCCCAGGGCGCCGCGGATGCCGCGCGCGCCACGTGGGCGAGCGCGGTAGCGCCGACGCCGCTCGCGGTCGCCGAGCGGCCAGCCGATGCGCTCACGTTCTGGCGCGGGATCGCGCACCTTCGCCTTGGTGATGCCGATGCGGCAGAGGCCGCATGGCGTGTGCTCGGCGAGCGCGCACAGGCGCTGCACGAGGCCCCCGACGCGGTCGACTACTTCGCGACCTCCCTGCCCGAGCTGACGGTCTTCGACACCGGCACCGCCGCCGCGCGACGGCGTACTGCCGACGAGCTCGACGAGCTGGCCACCCGCGGTCGCGCCCTCACGCGGGCCGCCGCACTCGAGACGAATCGACAGGAGGCATCCGCATGA
- a CDS encoding cellulase-like family protein has translation MTERYLGAGSVARDETALTGPVPAHLPQRLTITLWDFSWYTRAGGGEPYADIDAAMADAASLGYNAVRICAAPLLIAGGLGLDSTITIEGMGVSPAGGFFGQRTRWYDAPGGYEIDVRARLLELFDAAERHGLVVLLASWEYQQSPAFAASSAWFDAIDAVRLADRYRLLADAWDRLLGELTDAGHRDRIAMVELHNEVDFSILPALEDGGAAEVARLRAAHPDLLVTASYGKPPHLAMHRVPAGLGAAQFHVYSYGVLDELQRLVDIRSEGSAVFPNEAFERMLRSDAPSVAAYGRAAEWKYRATVVTDQMFYGYDQLDPALWDAWLEKHYPRFDEVMRREIESRTIAIAAWARWQDVPAVVGEGWVGYTPLHGTFEEGPIGRSLAEHGIDTALEHGVWGLVLCSNAAPHHPMWQLRDWQREVNERILTA, from the coding sequence ATGACCGAGCGCTATCTCGGCGCAGGATCCGTCGCCCGCGACGAGACGGCGCTGACCGGACCCGTTCCCGCCCACCTCCCCCAGCGGCTGACGATCACCCTGTGGGATTTCTCCTGGTACACCCGCGCCGGAGGGGGTGAGCCGTACGCCGACATCGACGCAGCCATGGCCGACGCCGCCTCCCTCGGTTACAACGCCGTGCGCATCTGTGCGGCACCGCTGCTCATCGCCGGCGGGCTGGGTCTGGACAGCACGATCACCATCGAGGGAATGGGCGTCTCACCCGCCGGAGGCTTCTTCGGACAGCGCACCCGGTGGTATGACGCCCCAGGCGGCTACGAGATTGATGTACGCGCACGCCTGCTCGAGCTGTTCGATGCGGCCGAGCGGCACGGCCTTGTGGTGCTCCTCGCGAGCTGGGAGTACCAGCAGTCCCCAGCCTTCGCGGCGTCGTCGGCGTGGTTCGACGCCATCGACGCCGTTCGTCTCGCCGACCGCTACCGCTTGCTGGCCGATGCGTGGGATCGCCTCCTGGGAGAGCTCACCGACGCCGGTCACCGCGACCGCATCGCGATGGTCGAGCTGCACAACGAGGTGGACTTCTCGATCCTCCCAGCGCTCGAAGACGGCGGCGCCGCCGAGGTCGCGCGCCTGCGCGCGGCGCATCCTGATCTGCTCGTCACAGCCAGCTACGGCAAGCCTCCCCACCTGGCGATGCACCGCGTGCCCGCCGGACTCGGTGCGGCACAGTTCCACGTGTACAGCTACGGGGTACTCGACGAGCTGCAGAGGCTGGTCGATATCCGCTCCGAGGGCAGTGCGGTCTTTCCGAACGAGGCGTTCGAGCGGATGCTGCGTTCCGACGCCCCGTCGGTCGCAGCGTACGGGCGGGCAGCCGAGTGGAAATACCGCGCGACGGTCGTGACCGATCAGATGTTCTACGGGTATGACCAACTGGATCCCGCGCTGTGGGATGCATGGCTCGAGAAGCACTATCCGCGGTTCGACGAGGTGATGCGACGCGAGATCGAGTCACGCACGATCGCGATCGCCGCGTGGGCGCGCTGGCAGGATGTGCCGGCGGTCGTGGGCGAGGGGTGGGTCGGGTATACGCCCCTGCACGGCACGTTCGAAGAGGGGCCGATTGGTCGCTCTCTCGCCGAGCACGGCATCGACACCGCGTTGGAGCACGGCGTGTGGGGCCTGGTGCTCTGCTCGAACGCGGCCCCGCATCACCCGATGTGGCAGCTGCGCGACTGGCAGCGCGAGGTGAACGAGCGCATCCTCACCGCCTGA
- a CDS encoding HNH endonuclease signature motif containing protein: MSDEKQREADALRTRELVAEARRLRVMIAAAEAELARTHADAYALTQEQMARLRDASTREREMPLRSMAAELAVDARVSDRTLQTQLFEAHRTMTEFQASWEAWREGRVSRAHVRVIVDAGADLSDDEARAAYEAEVLAYAEKTSAGRVRSFAEQVVEKHNPKTMQERHDVAVLDRRVWVEDLRDGMSMLGVIGPSVEVRGVHDRLTRQGKAIKAADRAVRREAAARAAADTAAAAGRDAKQPDPPQGDGEIAATDVGVSFGLAEPGESCAAGGSDATENLWFDERTLDQIRTDVLLDMMLTSSPSVDPTAVEGGLGAIRAHVQVTVPATTLAGTTTGGAELDGKCAVDPETAKILAGNVPSFDRVFLDPVTGAVLAVDRRFVTAEQKRYLVARDIRCRFPGCRRPARDCDWDHREDWALGGKTDVDNVGAFCKRHHTMKQAAGWTVVQEPGGRLRFTAPSGLEYIDGPPPRVVFMPDPPPPGFDPTGEAVAPF; this comes from the coding sequence ATGAGCGACGAGAAGCAGCGGGAGGCAGATGCCCTCCGCACGCGGGAACTCGTCGCCGAGGCACGTCGGCTCCGGGTGATGATTGCTGCTGCGGAGGCGGAGTTGGCGCGGACGCATGCTGACGCGTATGCGTTGACCCAGGAGCAGATGGCGCGGTTGCGTGATGCGTCGACGCGGGAGCGGGAGATGCCGTTGCGGTCGATGGCGGCGGAGCTCGCGGTCGACGCTCGGGTGAGTGATCGCACGCTGCAGACGCAGCTGTTCGAAGCGCACCGTACGATGACGGAGTTTCAGGCGTCGTGGGAGGCGTGGCGTGAGGGGCGGGTGTCTCGCGCGCATGTGCGGGTGATCGTCGATGCCGGAGCGGATCTTTCCGACGATGAGGCGCGTGCCGCGTATGAGGCTGAGGTGCTCGCTTACGCGGAGAAGACGTCTGCTGGGCGTGTGAGGTCGTTTGCGGAGCAGGTGGTGGAGAAGCACAACCCGAAGACCATGCAGGAGCGCCACGATGTAGCGGTCCTGGACCGGCGGGTGTGGGTCGAGGATCTCCGTGACGGGATGTCGATGCTGGGTGTGATTGGGCCGTCGGTGGAGGTGCGCGGGGTGCATGATCGGCTGACCCGGCAGGGGAAGGCCATCAAGGCCGCCGACCGTGCGGTCCGGCGCGAAGCAGCCGCGCGTGCCGCTGCCGACACCGCCGCCGCCGCCGGACGCGACGCCAAGCAGCCGGACCCTCCGCAAGGCGACGGCGAGATAGCGGCGACGGACGTGGGCGTGAGTTTCGGACTGGCCGAGCCAGGGGAGTCGTGCGCGGCGGGCGGAAGCGACGCGACGGAGAACCTGTGGTTCGATGAGCGGACGCTGGATCAGATCCGCACCGACGTGCTGTTGGACATGATGCTGACCTCCTCACCGTCGGTTGACCCGACCGCGGTCGAGGGTGGGTTGGGTGCGATCCGAGCTCACGTGCAGGTGACGGTGCCGGCGACAACGCTCGCGGGAACCACGACCGGTGGGGCGGAGCTGGACGGGAAGTGCGCGGTGGACCCCGAAACGGCGAAGATCCTTGCGGGCAATGTCCCCAGCTTCGACCGGGTGTTCCTCGACCCCGTCACCGGTGCCGTGCTCGCGGTTGATCGCCGGTTCGTGACGGCGGAGCAGAAGCGGTACCTGGTGGCGCGGGATATCCGGTGCCGGTTCCCCGGGTGCCGACGGCCCGCGCGGGATTGCGACTGGGATCACCGGGAAGACTGGGCGCTGGGTGGAAAGACCGACGTCGACAATGTCGGGGCGTTCTGCAAACGACACCACACGATGAAACAGGCAGCCGGGTGGACGGTCGTGCAAGAACCCGGCGGAAGGTTGCGGTTCACCGCGCCCTCCGGGTTGGAATACATCGACGGTCCACCACCGCGGGTGGTGTTCATGCCCGACCCACCACCACCGGGCTTTGATCCGACCGGTGAGGCCGTCGCACCGTTCTGA
- a CDS encoding helix-turn-helix domain-containing protein, translating into MSTARTRIQSPSDIGLVIQQARLARGLSQTALADQLGLSQRSVSEIESGKPTIYMRKVFDLLRATGVELSAELPPEDE; encoded by the coding sequence ATGTCGACGGCACGAACCCGCATCCAATCGCCGAGCGACATCGGCCTCGTGATTCAGCAGGCGCGCCTTGCGCGGGGCCTCTCGCAGACCGCTCTCGCCGACCAGCTCGGGCTGTCGCAGCGATCCGTGAGCGAGATCGAATCGGGCAAGCCGACGATATACATGCGCAAGGTGTTCGATCTCCTCCGCGCGACCGGTGTCGAACTGTCCGCCGAGCTGCCCCCCGAAGACGAATGA
- a CDS encoding DUF805 domain-containing protein, whose translation MTDKKALAAPLYGATFPQAVMRFFAKYATFSGRASRSEYWWWVLANFLVVVAFNLTGSLAGEEFDTVSVNLLSPFSPGPTSPITTVTGALFLIYTLGTLLPALALTWRRLHDVDRSGAWFFIVFIPLAGAMVLLVFTLLSQRPGGSRFDANPQPA comes from the coding sequence ATGACCGACAAGAAGGCCCTCGCAGCGCCGCTGTACGGCGCAACCTTTCCCCAAGCCGTCATGCGGTTCTTCGCCAAGTACGCCACCTTCAGTGGCCGGGCGAGCCGAAGCGAGTACTGGTGGTGGGTTCTGGCGAACTTCCTGGTCGTTGTCGCCTTCAACCTCACAGGCAGTCTCGCCGGCGAGGAATTCGACACGGTCTCCGTGAACCTTCTCTCGCCGTTCTCACCCGGCCCGACATCCCCGATCACGACTGTCACCGGAGCCCTCTTCCTCATCTACACCCTCGGCACACTCTTGCCGGCTCTCGCCCTCACCTGGCGCCGGCTCCACGACGTCGACCGATCCGGGGCATGGTTCTTCATTGTCTTCATCCCGCTCGCCGGTGCCATGGTTCTGCTTGTCTTCACCCTGCTCTCGCAACGTCCCGGAGGATCGCGTTTCGACGCGAACCCGCAGCCAGCTTGA
- a CDS encoding type II toxin-antitoxin system VapB family antitoxin, producing MALNIKDPEADRLARALAAATGESITVAARAAFAERLARVQARDTAPEVLAELESIIARARERETLDDRTTDEILGYDEAGLPT from the coding sequence ATGGCGCTCAACATCAAAGACCCGGAGGCCGACCGCCTCGCCCGGGCGCTCGCCGCCGCCACCGGTGAGAGCATCACCGTCGCCGCACGCGCCGCGTTCGCCGAGCGCCTTGCACGGGTACAGGCGCGAGACACCGCGCCCGAGGTGCTCGCCGAGCTCGAGAGCATCATCGCGCGAGCGCGAGAACGCGAGACGCTCGACGACCGAACCACGGATGAGATCCTCGGCTACGACGAAGCCGGACTGCCCACGTGA